The sequence TCCCCCTCTCGCACTTTCTTCCTCGCTCTTCTCTCTTAACGCAAAATTAAATGGATGAGCAAAACGGCTAGGCACAGGGCCGGGTAGAAGCTGGCGCGGTTGAAGAGCGCCGAGGCCTCGGCGTCATCGAGACTCTTGGCCAGGCGCAGGGCCGGCGGCAGCACGAGCCAGGCTCCGCCGAGCAGGGCGACGAGGCTTAAGGGGGTGGAAACGGCCAGGGGGGATCCGGCGAAAAGCGGCACGGCGATGACGACGCCCGCGGCCAGCGTGGCCACGGCCAGCCGGCTGGCCCGCTTGTAGCCGAGCACCACCGGCACGGTGCGCGCGCCGGTGGCCGCGTCGCGGGTGGCGTCGTGCCAGTCGGCCGGGATGTTCTGCCCGCCGATCTCCCAGGTGAAGACCCAGGCGAAAAGCCCGACCAGGAACCAGGCCGGCGGGTCGGGATTGACGGCGAAGGCGGCGGCCAGCGGTCCGAGCGATTTGACCACGCCGTTTATAACCGCGCGCAAATGGGTGACGGTCAAAAGCAGGCAGTAGGCCGTCTCGAGCAGGCAGCCGGCCACCAGCAGCC comes from Solidesulfovibrio fructosivorans JJ] and encodes:
- a CDS encoding UbiA family prenyltransferase, which translates into the protein MSKNSPSVSCAPTGRFALTVYLALSRTPHGLLDLAGPFCAALLCRGGFPPASVVVLGCVTVFAGYTAVYALNDIVDYRSDKRQVEGSGADERAGYLDAAFIRHPLAHGCLSLPAAVVWFLFWAVVAFAGAWALSPVCAWLLVAGCLLETAYCLLLTVTHLRAVINGVVKSLGPLAAAFAVNPDPPAWFLVGLFAWVFTWEIGGQNIPADWHDATRDAATGARTVPVVLGYKRASRLAVATLAAGVVIAVPLFAGSPLAVSTPLSLVALLGGAWLVLPPALRLAKSLDDAEASALFNRASFYPALCLAVLLIHLILR